TAAGAGAATTAAAATTGGAGGCGTTACATATGAAAAAGCATTCTAAGTTTCTAGCATCTGCATCAGCAGCTGTTCTAGCAGCAACGGCAATCGTTCCTGTAGCTAGTGCGGCATCGTTTTCGGATATTAAAGGCAGTGGTCATGAGAACGCGATTACTATATTATCTGAGCAAGGCATTATCGGGGGGTATCCCGATGGAACATTTAAACCAAATCAAAATTTGACACGTTCAGATGTTGTAAAACTATTAGGGAAATATTTAGTTTCATTGGGACATGAAGTACCGGAAGATTATAAAACGAAAATGCGTTTCACAGATTTAACTGCCAAATCTCAGGACGAGTTATTGCAGTATGCGGCATTAGTGAAGGATGTTGGAGTATTCCAAGGAAGTAATGGTGCTTTAATGCACCGTGATCAGTTACGCCGTGACCAAATGGCAACGGTTTTAGTACGTGCATTTAAAGTAATCAATGAATATGATTATGTAGAAGCGATGAAAGAAACTGAATATAAATCAAACATTAGTGACTTAAACCGCACAACTGTAGAACATCAGGAGTCAATTGAAACACTGGCTTACTATGCAGTAACAAAGCAAAAGACATTCAATCCGAAAGATCCGACAAAGCGCGGTCAGTTCGCTACTTTCCTTTATAATATGCTACAAATTGAAGTGCCGACGCCTGAACCCGAAAAACCAGTTTTAACAGTTAAAACAGTAGAAGTACAGGCTGCAGACAAATTGCGTGTAACGCTTTCTGATGATAAGGCTTATATTGTGACATTAAAAACACCTTTAGTGGAGAATGTTGAAACTGAAGTTACTTTTGAAGTTGGGGAACAGACGTTCACAACAAAAGTGAAATTCGAAGTGCCGGATCTGAAGGTATCTTCTGTTACAAATCCCAATGGGGGTCAAGTTGCAATCACATTCAATCAGCCTGTAAAGCTGGGAACTGAGTTAAATACTGCAGCCATTAATAAATTGGTGGCGGTTACGGGTGTCGATCGTCTTGGACAAGTACAATTGTCAAAAGGACAGTTAAGTGAAGATAAACGCACATTGACGGTGACTATTAATGCAACAGCTGGACTTGAAGGACGCTACCGTGTTGTTGTGGATGGCATTGAATCAGCAACATCAAAAAAGCTTATTAAATATGATGATATCGCAACTTTCTTACCTGATAAGACATCTCCGGGCGTATTAAAGGTAGAAAATGTATCGGCTACTAAAGTAAAAGTGATTTTTACAGAACCAGTTACAAATCCGATTGGGGTTACGCAATTTAAATTAGCAAATGGTACCGTTGTATCAGGTATTCAAGGAACAATTGAAAAAAACGCAACAGAAGTTATTTATGATCTATCGGCTGCTACTGCTAAAGGGCAGATTTTAGCACCAGGCACAGCGATTACGGTCACATTTGGAACACTTATTGATATTTCAAATAACTTATCTTCACCAAATCCTTTAACTACGTATATTACAAAAGGGGATAAGGATGGGGTTGTACCAACATTAACGAATGTTACACAATTAGGAGCTAAAAAATTTAAGTTAACATTCTCTGAAGAAGTACGTACAATCGTACCGGCAGATATCACAATCGCTCAAAATACGTATTCACCGGGAATTACTAGTATTATAAAAGATAAAGATGATGTCAATTCCTATATTGTTACGACAAGTGGTTCATTAAACGGCTATACAACAATTTCAACGACACCTGGAAAATATATTACTGATGTTTCTGGAGAAGTAAACGTATTCTCAACAGCTTACAACTTTGTTGCTGATACAACAATCCCGTCTGTTGTCAGTACGAATGTTGTAAAAGATAAAGGAATTGAATATTTAGAATTTACATTTGACCGCAATGTAGAAACAGCAGCCTTTGCGCAAGTGACACTAACGGGCAGCTATATTTTAAACGGATACACGTATCCATTAAAGGATTCTTTAGTAGGGCAGCTTGAAAAATCAGCAACGAATGACAAAACAATCCGTGTTCGTCTAAGTACATTAACTGGGCTGACAGCAAATTCCGGCTACACATATTCAGTTGGCGCTACATTTACAGGGGTAACGAGTGAATATGGGCAAGCGGTAAACCCGGCCTACCAAGTGAATTTTGTGCGTGGTTCGGATTTTGCGCAAAATGAGGAAAAGCTTTCTGTATTAAGTGTGGAAACGTCATATAATGCAAGACAAGGTACAGTAATTGATAATAAAACAATTGTTATAACGTTCTCGACATATGTAGATGGTGTTACGGCATCAAACCTGCAAAACTATGTATTGGACGGTATGACAATCCAGCGTGCTGTAGTAAATCATAATGAACCTCATAAAGTTTATTTAACGGTCAAAGAAGGGGATATTGCTTACCCACGAGGAACAAATTTGACAATCAGTAATCTACGGGCGTTAAATTCAATTGTAACGATGGAACCAAAAACAGAATTGGTTTATTTAAATGAAAATGTCGCACCGCAATATGTGTATCATAATATTACTGGTACTGATACGATCATCCTTTCATTTAATGAGTCTGTTAAAAATGCTTTAAATCATTCGTTTGAAGTAAAAGTGGGCGATTTAGCTGTGCCGATTTCACAAATTTATTCAACTGGTACAAATAATGAACAAGTTGCAATTCGATTAGCTCAACCGTTAAAATCAAACCAAGTTGTCACTGTTTCACAAACTGCGACTTCGACAGTTAGTGATCTAGCAAATAATAAACTTGTTTTCTCACCACTTCAGTTTACTGTTCCTACGAATATCAATTACTAATAATTGGAGCATATCTATTTCGATAGATATGCTTTTTTATGTTTTTATAATACTTTATAGTCATTTTCTCTAAAATATGTTTATATTCAGATAATTAGTGGAAATGCATAGGTTGTAGGTATGGGAATTACTAAATGTTTTACAAACTAGGAGGTTAATAAAGATGCAGAAAAAGTACAAGAAGTTTTTGACGACGGCGGCTACTACAACATTGGTAGCATCAGCCATTGTTCCGGCAGCAAGTGCGGCAAGTTTTTCGGATACAGCGGGAAATACTCACGAACTGGCAATTGAATCACTCGTAAGCCAAGGCATCATTTCAGGATATCCGGATGGCACATTTAAACCGAATCGTACATTGACGCGATCGGATGTTGTAAAACTATTAGGGAAATACTTAGTATCTCAAGGTTATAAAATACCTTCAGATTATAAAACAAATATGCGCTTTTCAGACTTGCGCAGCACATCACAGGACGAACTATTGCAATATGCGGCATTAGTAAAAGACAACGGTGTATTTAACGGAAGTAACGGAAACCTGTTACCTGCAGACCCGATTACACGTGAAAATATGGCGGTTGTTTTAGTGCGCGCTTATACGAATATTAAAAACTTTGACTTCCTTGGACATATTTTGAATCAAAATTTCAATGAGGATGTCATTGATTATAATAGAGCAAAGGCTGAGGCACGTTCTGCGATTAGAGTTTTAGATTACTATAATGTAACGGGCGTTCCTAACTTCAATCCGAAAGGGAACACAACACGCGGGCAGTTCTCTTCATTCCTGTATAAAATGCTTCAAATTTCTGTGCCGGGCGAAGGGCTAAAAGCGATTGAAGTAGTTGATGCATCAACATTGAAAGTCACGCTTACGGACAATACAGAACATACGGTGAAATTGGATACACCATTGGAAGCCGGGAAGGAAACGCCTGTTAAGTTTACGATTAACGGTAAAGAGTATTCAACTTCTGTCACATATAATGTTGCATTAACAGTAAAAACAGCAGAAGCTACTGCGGCAAATAAATTGAAAGTTACATTAAGCGACAACTCCGAGCATGAAGTAACTTTAGAGAATAATCTTCCTGAAAATGAGGAAACAACAGTTGAATTTAAAATTGACGGTAAAGATTATTCGGCAAAAGTAACATATGTCGTGACGGAAGTGAAAGTCGCATCTGTGAAAGCGCTTAATGCAGGACAAATTGAAGTGAAATTCAATCAAAGAGTAGATTTGCCTGCGAGTTTAACATCTGCACAATTGGCAAACTATGTGACAGTTTCGGGTGTGGACAATAATGGCGTCACACTTTCAAGAGGACAGTTAAGCGAAGATGGCCGTACTTTGACAATCTCTACAAACGGGGCTGCAGCTTTATCAGGACGCTATCTTGTAAAAGTAAATAATGTGAAAAATGCAGCGGGAACAACAGTTACTCCATATGATGATGTTGTCAATTTCGGTACAGATACTGTGGCACCGACATTGATCAGTACAGTAAACCGAGACGCAAAAACAGTTCGCGTTACATTCTCTGAGCCTTTGCGTGCATTTAGTAACAGCAGTATTACATTCAGACTAGCAAATGGCACGAATGTAACGGGCATTACCGGTGAAATTGCAGCGGGTGCTACTTATGCAGACTTTGATTTATCAAATGCGATGGTAAATGGTCAGCCATTAGCGGCAAATACTGCAGTTACAGCAACCTTTGCAGGACTGCGTGATATTGCAGGTAACTTCAGTACACCCAACCCGTTAACGACAAGCTTTGCAATGGGCGGAGCTGATGGAGTTAAACCAACGTTAACAAGTATTTCACAAACAGGTCCGAAGACATTCAGACTGACATTCTCCGAGCGAATTCAAAAACCGGCAATCGGTGATCTGGAGTTACGTTTAGGTAATTCGGCAAATGCGATTACGGCAATTGATGCAGTTCCGGGCGATGACCGTTCATTTATCGTTACTGCTACAAATGATTTATCCGGTGTCTATAATATTGGTACAGCAGCCGGTAAAACAATTACCGATATTTCAGGTGAAACGAATACATTCATGACGACACATTCATTCTCACTGGATACAGTTGCACCTGAAGTGACATCAACTTCTGTAACACGAGAAGGGAATTTCGAGTATTTAAATATTACACTCAATAAACCAGTAGATTTAGTGAATGCTTCTCGTATTACTGCTTCCGGTAACTATGTTAAAGGTGGCGTTACACATACATTTAATGGTACCGCAACAGCGTTAGAGTATCGGGAGAACGGCAATCGTACTGTAGTGCGCGTGAAACTGGACGATTTACTAGGTACTGGGGACGCTGATAATGCAACGTACAATGTGACGTTATCATTCACAGAAGTAGATAGTGCATATGGTGTGAATACAGCAAATAAAGCAGTCACTTTCCAACGTACATCGGATTACTCTAATAATGAAAATGTACTGACAGCGCCTACTGTTACTACTTCAGTGGCGGATTCAACACTAACGAACAATCAAGTGCGATTGAAGTTTAACCATGTATTGGATGCACCTTCAGCATCTGTTGCGAGCAATTACTCGATTCCAAATGCCAGAATTACGAATGCTCAAGTTCCAAGTGATGCATTGGATACAGTTATTCTGACATTGGCGCCGAATGAAACAACAACAACTGGCCCACGTGAATTAACGATTAGAAATGTTAGAGCGAAAGATTCAGTTGCGGCTCAGCCAAATATAACGACTGAAGTCAATTTGAAGGAAAATATTCGCCCGGTCTTAAACTCCGCTGAATTTACAGCTGCTAACCAAATCGAGTTTACTTTTAGCGAGAATGTAAGCGGTCTTGATACAGATTCATTTGTAATTGTAAATGCTGCAGGAGCAACGGTAGGCATTGCATCAGTAGCGGGATCGACGACAGACAATAAAGTAACGGTTACTTTAGCATCGAATCAAACAGTAAATACATCTGTTACGATTACAGCAGGTGCAGGAATTGAAGATGTAGTTGATGAAGCAGGAAATGCGGTTGTTCACCCGTTCACTTTATCACCAACATTAACAACAAACTAGATTTGGGTGGGGCATACATGCGTAATGGCGTGTATGCCTTTCTAGTTTTCTAATAAGAGTGGTTAATTTTCTAATAAACATGAAAAAGTTCTAATAAGTTGTCCGTTTTCTAATAAAAAGTTACTTTCTTCTAATAAGAATGCTTGATCTTCAAATATCTCTATTGAAAGTTCAAATAAGTGAGTCAGAACTTCTAATATAGATGCTAACTGTTCTAATAAAGTTTATAGAGCGACTTAATTAGCCTTATTATGGCGTAGATGTAGTTGAATTTTATTGCAAATATATCAAATTTCTAATATAAGTTATGGAAGTGCTAATAAAGTGTATAAATCATCTAATATAATCAAAATTCTTTCTAATAAAATGACGTAAATTTAAAGAGAGGCCCTCTGTAAGTAATCATCTACATAAAAAGATAAACTATTGTATAATTATACTAACCAGTTTAAGAGGAAGGATTGAAATAAATGAAGAGATATTTCTATGGCTCAATACTTATTGCAGCATTTGTCATTATTTCAAGTGTTATAGGAAGTAGTCATTCAGTACAGGCAGCTACAAATCCGTTTACCGATGTAAAAGAAACAAATTCCCATGCAAACGCAATCGTAACCTTATATAATGAAGGAATTATTACAGGTGTAACGAGCAAAACTTACGAGCCGGGTAAATCGGCAACACGTGGGGATGCGGCATTATATTTAGCAAATGCATTAAACCTGCAAAATAGTACTGCGTCCAATCCAGGGTTCAAAGACGTTCCAACATCAAGCAAATATTACAAGGCTATCGCTGCATTAAATAAAGCAGGTGTTGTGAACGGCTATGGTGATGAATTCCGTCCGAACGCTACATTGACTCGCTCCCAGTTGGCGAAGATGTTAACGATGGGCTTTGAGTTGGAGCAATCTACTACTGCAAAAACGAAATTTACCGATGTTAATAAGTTAACGGATACTGCAACAAAGAAATACATTCAAACATTAGTAGATTACGGGATTACGAAAGGTACGACAGCTACTACATTCAGCCCGAATATGAAATTAACGCGCGCCCAGTTAGCAACATTTTTATATAATGCGATTGAAGCAACTTCAGATGACTTTATCGTAATTGGAGTAGAATAGCTTTTTGTGCACTTGAGTCTTTTATAGGGCTCAAGTGTTTTCTTTTGAGATAAAGAGGTAAGTGGGATAGAAAAAGTAGAATATTTATCGAAAGAATTAGAAATTTTGTGCCTGAAAGTAGAAATTCAGTGTGAATATGTAGAAAATCCTCACCTAAAAGTAGAACCTTTTTTTCGAAATGTAGAACTATAAAGTGCAAAAGTAGAATCGCATTTCCACAGACGAGAATATCAAAATTTTAATAAAGAAATACCTACTAAAGAAAGCGAGAATTACCATCGCTTCACGACAAGTGGCGTGCTACACTTAATTTGAATATTACTATTCTATTAAAAGTTGTACATTGCAGTGAAATATATGGCGATATTCGGTATAATTTATACGTTATTGAAATAAAAGGAGGGAATCTGTCGAATGTTGAAAATAAGATCAGCACTGTTAGCCTCGCTACTATTTATATCCACAGCGCTACCAACCGCAACGTATGCAAATGTACAAGGCACAGTTGAAGCTGAAAATCCAACAGTACAAAATTCAACCACTACTACGACTCAAACTACGGATCCCGGTAATAATCCGATAGTTCAAGAGGAAACGGTTACAAATGAACAGGAAGCGGAATCTACTTCTGCCGACAAAAATGCTGAACAGACAACAACACCTGCTCAGCCAGAAGAACCACAGACAGAAACATCTCCGGAAAACGAAGAATCAGTAGAGCAAGATTCTCCGGCAAATACTGAACAGCCTGCAACTGATGCAGAACAAAATGAAGTATCAGAACAAAATGAAGTGTCAGAACAGCCCGCTAATCAGCCGCTATCAGGCGAGAAGTTAACGGTTAAGCAGAAACTTGCGGATGTACCGGATAGTTTCTGGGCAAAAAATGAAGTAATGCAGCTTGTGGAGATGGGCGTAATCGGTGGTTATCCGGATGCACAGTTCCGACCAAACCTTAACATTAACCGTGGTCAGGCAGCAAACTTGTTTAAAGGTGCATTAAAGCTTCCGGACGGTAAGTATCAAAATAAGTTTTCAGATGTAAGTACGAAATCTAGCTTTTTACAAGGTGTGTTTTCTACATATGAAGCTGGTATTTTTGGTGGTAAACCAGACGGACGTTTCGGTGTAGCGGATGCGTTAACACGTGAACAAATGGCAACGACTTTAGTGCGTGCATTTGATTTGAAAGACACAGGTAAAGAACTGACATTTAAAGACTGGAATAAAATCAGTGAGTCACACCGCGAAAATGTTAAAATTTTAGCGCAGCACGGAATCACAACTGGGCGTGAAGACGGCACTTTTGATCCGAAAGCAACGGTTAACCGTGTGACATTCTCGGTAATGCTTCACCGTGCCCTTGTCGCGACAAATCAAATTGCGAAAAACGAATATAAAGTACAAGCAGCGGAAGTATCCAGTAATTTTAAAAACAATCGTGAAGAAATGAACTTTGCACAAGTAACTTCTGATGCAAACCCGCTATACCTGCGTTCAACAGCAGCGATTGTATTTAAAGGCACAACAACTGAAACTTTCGGTGTTGCAAAAGATACTGTTTATAATTATGCAGTCGGCAACCAAGGCGCAACAGTAAAAGTAACGGTGCGTGCATTGGAAAACGGCGATGATTTTGTATTTACAACATTAGCAAACAAAGGGAAATCAAAGCTGACTGTGGATCTATTCCAGAAAGCATCGAACGTAACGAATTTCCGTCTATACCGTTATGATCGTTTCCCGATCGAAAAAAATTCAGCCGATGTATTTGGATATGATTCTTCTTCATACCCTACTGGATTATTACGCATTATGGCGAACGAAAAGCTGGCGACAGATCGTATGGTCGGACAGGCATATCGTTCAAAACAATTAACTCAAAGCTATAAAGATACTGGCGGTACAAGTTATATGCGTGACTTGGAATCTGAGTACGAAGCTTATTCACAAGCATGGCTTGGCGAAGATTTATTCAGCTACTATACACTCGTTTCTAACGGGAACGACATTGTTGATACTTGGTATATGGATTCAAATGAGCGTTTATTTGAAACAGATGAAAATATGAATGGCTGGATGCTTGAAACAGCGCTTAACTATAAAAAACGTAACAACTGGTACACAGCTGAAGGTCCATACAATAAAATGGCGACAACGACAGAACCAATGCCAAAATCTTACCAAGGGTTCGGGCGTAATCTATTGTTGGTAAAAGAAGACCGCGCACTTGTTTTATTTAAGGAACAGGGCGACCGTTATTTTGCCAACTTAGTGAAAAACTCGTTCATTAACTTGAATAAGTTTAAAGGCGATGCGACTTACTGGAAGACTGAAGTAACAAGTACGTATTTGAAAAACCTATTTGGCATTACAGCACCGTTTATCGATACGCGCTTTAATGAGCAGATTG
This genomic window from Solibacillus sp. FSL R5-0449 contains:
- a CDS encoding S-layer homology domain-containing protein encodes the protein MKKHSKFLASASAAVLAATAIVPVASAASFSDIKGSGHENAITILSEQGIIGGYPDGTFKPNQNLTRSDVVKLLGKYLVSLGHEVPEDYKTKMRFTDLTAKSQDELLQYAALVKDVGVFQGSNGALMHRDQLRRDQMATVLVRAFKVINEYDYVEAMKETEYKSNISDLNRTTVEHQESIETLAYYAVTKQKTFNPKDPTKRGQFATFLYNMLQIEVPTPEPEKPVLTVKTVEVQAADKLRVTLSDDKAYIVTLKTPLVENVETEVTFEVGEQTFTTKVKFEVPDLKVSSVTNPNGGQVAITFNQPVKLGTELNTAAINKLVAVTGVDRLGQVQLSKGQLSEDKRTLTVTINATAGLEGRYRVVVDGIESATSKKLIKYDDIATFLPDKTSPGVLKVENVSATKVKVIFTEPVTNPIGVTQFKLANGTVVSGIQGTIEKNATEVIYDLSAATAKGQILAPGTAITVTFGTLIDISNNLSSPNPLTTYITKGDKDGVVPTLTNVTQLGAKKFKLTFSEEVRTIVPADITIAQNTYSPGITSIIKDKDDVNSYIVTTSGSLNGYTTISTTPGKYITDVSGEVNVFSTAYNFVADTTIPSVVSTNVVKDKGIEYLEFTFDRNVETAAFAQVTLTGSYILNGYTYPLKDSLVGQLEKSATNDKTIRVRLSTLTGLTANSGYTYSVGATFTGVTSEYGQAVNPAYQVNFVRGSDFAQNEEKLSVLSVETSYNARQGTVIDNKTIVITFSTYVDGVTASNLQNYVLDGMTIQRAVVNHNEPHKVYLTVKEGDIAYPRGTNLTISNLRALNSIVTMEPKTELVYLNENVAPQYVYHNITGTDTIILSFNESVKNALNHSFEVKVGDLAVPISQIYSTGTNNEQVAIRLAQPLKSNQVVTVSQTATSTVSDLANNKLVFSPLQFTVPTNINY
- a CDS encoding S-layer homology domain-containing protein, encoding MQKKYKKFLTTAATTTLVASAIVPAASAASFSDTAGNTHELAIESLVSQGIISGYPDGTFKPNRTLTRSDVVKLLGKYLVSQGYKIPSDYKTNMRFSDLRSTSQDELLQYAALVKDNGVFNGSNGNLLPADPITRENMAVVLVRAYTNIKNFDFLGHILNQNFNEDVIDYNRAKAEARSAIRVLDYYNVTGVPNFNPKGNTTRGQFSSFLYKMLQISVPGEGLKAIEVVDASTLKVTLTDNTEHTVKLDTPLEAGKETPVKFTINGKEYSTSVTYNVALTVKTAEATAANKLKVTLSDNSEHEVTLENNLPENEETTVEFKIDGKDYSAKVTYVVTEVKVASVKALNAGQIEVKFNQRVDLPASLTSAQLANYVTVSGVDNNGVTLSRGQLSEDGRTLTISTNGAAALSGRYLVKVNNVKNAAGTTVTPYDDVVNFGTDTVAPTLISTVNRDAKTVRVTFSEPLRAFSNSSITFRLANGTNVTGITGEIAAGATYADFDLSNAMVNGQPLAANTAVTATFAGLRDIAGNFSTPNPLTTSFAMGGADGVKPTLTSISQTGPKTFRLTFSERIQKPAIGDLELRLGNSANAITAIDAVPGDDRSFIVTATNDLSGVYNIGTAAGKTITDISGETNTFMTTHSFSLDTVAPEVTSTSVTREGNFEYLNITLNKPVDLVNASRITASGNYVKGGVTHTFNGTATALEYRENGNRTVVRVKLDDLLGTGDADNATYNVTLSFTEVDSAYGVNTANKAVTFQRTSDYSNNENVLTAPTVTTSVADSTLTNNQVRLKFNHVLDAPSASVASNYSIPNARITNAQVPSDALDTVILTLAPNETTTTGPRELTIRNVRAKDSVAAQPNITTEVNLKENIRPVLNSAEFTAANQIEFTFSENVSGLDTDSFVIVNAAGATVGIASVAGSTTDNKVTVTLASNQTVNTSVTITAGAGIEDVVDEAGNAVVHPFTLSPTLTTN
- a CDS encoding S-layer homology domain-containing protein encodes the protein MKRYFYGSILIAAFVIISSVIGSSHSVQAATNPFTDVKETNSHANAIVTLYNEGIITGVTSKTYEPGKSATRGDAALYLANALNLQNSTASNPGFKDVPTSSKYYKAIAALNKAGVVNGYGDEFRPNATLTRSQLAKMLTMGFELEQSTTAKTKFTDVNKLTDTATKKYIQTLVDYGITKGTTATTFSPNMKLTRAQLATFLYNAIEATSDDFIVIGVE
- a CDS encoding S-layer homology domain-containing protein codes for the protein MLKIRSALLASLLFISTALPTATYANVQGTVEAENPTVQNSTTTTTQTTDPGNNPIVQEETVTNEQEAESTSADKNAEQTTTPAQPEEPQTETSPENEESVEQDSPANTEQPATDAEQNEVSEQNEVSEQPANQPLSGEKLTVKQKLADVPDSFWAKNEVMQLVEMGVIGGYPDAQFRPNLNINRGQAANLFKGALKLPDGKYQNKFSDVSTKSSFLQGVFSTYEAGIFGGKPDGRFGVADALTREQMATTLVRAFDLKDTGKELTFKDWNKISESHRENVKILAQHGITTGREDGTFDPKATVNRVTFSVMLHRALVATNQIAKNEYKVQAAEVSSNFKNNREEMNFAQVTSDANPLYLRSTAAIVFKGTTTETFGVAKDTVYNYAVGNQGATVKVTVRALENGDDFVFTTLANKGKSKLTVDLFQKASNVTNFRLYRYDRFPIEKNSADVFGYDSSSYPTGLLRIMANEKLATDRMVGQAYRSKQLTQSYKDTGGTSYMRDLESEYEAYSQAWLGEDLFSYYTLVSNGNDIVDTWYMDSNERLFETDENMNGWMLETALNYKKRNNWYTAEGPYNKMATTTEPMPKSYQGFGRNLLLVKEDRALVLFKEQGDRYFANLVKNSFINLNKFKGDATYWKTEVTSTYLKNLFGITAPFIDTRFNEQIALFYYNSGAEFNMPNYKEPLRNYADLLASRKQAGHVIGVAKDAYYISDYFPVNQQVTTHASMNHVLGGMNVLLLAYKEFQDPKYLEAAKSISHALQIEKNKWIRSNGDIWYRVNPKGEFAGDDYQHLTLEDLINAYKNWKDVDPSQLPVFEEMLISKANYLSKNRLGHTYKIKNGLEEIGMSEYLPEGKLYTDAL